In Deinococcus maricopensis DSM 21211, one genomic interval encodes:
- a CDS encoding DHA2 family efflux MFS transporter permease subunit: MTHPAPERINYAETLDFPTKRIILFGTLLGLFLAALDQTIVSTALPKVIADLQGIDLYSWVTTAYLLTSTAMVPIYGKLSDIYGRKPILLVGITVFLLGSVLCGAAGEAFLGNLFGGGMMQLIVFRGVQGLGAAALTSVAFSIIADIFAPADRAKYQGLFGAVFGLSSVIGPLLGGFLTDNISWRWVFYVNVPIGLLALAFIATRMPRLASGLKPKIDYLGALMIVVFSVPLLLALTLGADKTYGWGNTLVLGLFALSVAALIAFLFAERRHESPIIPLTLFQNPTFRWGVIARFMIGAAFLGAILFLSLYLVQVQGVSATAAGTATIPLTVGLIIGSVVSGQIASRIGHYKPLILTGLVVMIFGFWWLSTLSADTPYGLVIVRMIILGLGIGPALPLYNLALQNAVKPYEIGVATSAGQFFQQMGSTIGTAVFGALLTAGLTANLSTQFRAQAQGQPQAVADTLVKAADSVKNSTDSASQERGQTPKTTAQIKADFDALRANVTKAIRDNDPKAIAALKANKDLPASMTSRLGGPSIADQVRSGFQQTYATIAGAVNSGNAQALAGVAANPQLPAELRTRLSQIPPQALRSPQARAQILSGIQQGLNAAQGQATQAATDAALKSALQGVDTGEKVTLAVARASKVAFADTIASIYRAAILVAVLALLATLMMPNLRLETRSPGERRAPAHVEI; encoded by the coding sequence ATGACCCACCCCGCCCCCGAGCGCATCAACTACGCCGAAACGCTCGACTTCCCCACCAAACGCATCATTTTGTTTGGCACCCTGCTTGGCCTGTTCCTCGCCGCCCTTGACCAGACCATCGTGAGCACCGCGCTGCCCAAAGTCATCGCGGACCTTCAGGGCATCGACCTGTACTCCTGGGTGACGACCGCGTACCTGCTCACCAGCACCGCCATGGTGCCCATCTACGGGAAGCTCAGCGACATCTACGGCCGCAAACCCATCCTGCTGGTCGGCATCACCGTCTTCCTGCTCGGCAGCGTCCTGTGCGGCGCGGCCGGCGAGGCGTTCCTCGGCAACCTCTTCGGCGGCGGCATGATGCAGCTCATCGTGTTCCGCGGCGTGCAGGGCCTCGGCGCCGCCGCGCTCACCAGCGTCGCCTTCTCGATCATCGCGGACATCTTCGCGCCCGCCGACCGCGCCAAGTACCAGGGCCTGTTCGGCGCCGTGTTCGGCCTGTCCAGCGTCATCGGGCCGCTGCTCGGCGGGTTCCTCACCGACAACATCAGCTGGCGCTGGGTGTTCTACGTCAACGTTCCCATTGGCCTGCTCGCCCTCGCGTTCATCGCCACGCGCATGCCGCGCCTCGCGAGCGGCCTGAAACCCAAGATCGACTACCTCGGCGCGCTCATGATCGTCGTGTTCAGCGTGCCGCTCCTGCTCGCCCTGACGCTCGGCGCCGACAAGACGTACGGCTGGGGCAACACGCTCGTGCTCGGCCTGTTCGCCCTGAGCGTCGCCGCGCTCATCGCGTTCCTGTTCGCTGAACGCCGCCACGAAAGCCCCATCATTCCCCTGACGCTGTTCCAGAACCCCACGTTCCGCTGGGGCGTCATCGCGCGCTTCATGATCGGCGCGGCGTTCCTCGGCGCGATCCTGTTCCTCAGCCTGTACCTCGTGCAGGTGCAGGGCGTGAGTGCCACCGCCGCCGGCACCGCCACCATTCCCCTCACGGTCGGCCTGATCATCGGCAGCGTCGTGTCCGGCCAGATCGCCTCGCGCATCGGGCATTACAAGCCGCTGATCCTCACGGGTCTTGTCGTCATGATCTTCGGCTTCTGGTGGCTGAGCACCCTCAGCGCCGACACCCCGTACGGCCTGGTGATCGTCCGCATGATCATCCTGGGCCTCGGTATCGGTCCCGCCCTGCCGCTGTACAACCTCGCGCTGCAGAACGCCGTGAAACCCTACGAGATCGGTGTGGCCACCAGCGCCGGGCAGTTCTTCCAGCAGATGGGCAGCACCATCGGCACCGCCGTGTTCGGCGCGCTCCTCACCGCGGGCCTCACCGCGAACCTCAGCACGCAGTTCCGCGCGCAGGCGCAGGGGCAACCCCAGGCGGTCGCGGACACGCTCGTGAAAGCCGCCGACAGCGTCAAGAACAGCACCGACAGCGCCAGCCAGGAGCGCGGCCAGACGCCCAAGACGACCGCGCAGATCAAGGCGGACTTCGACGCGCTGCGCGCCAACGTCACCAAAGCCATCCGCGACAACGACCCGAAAGCCATCGCCGCACTCAAGGCCAACAAGGACCTGCCGGCCAGCATGACCAGCCGCCTGGGCGGCCCCAGCATCGCCGATCAGGTGCGCAGCGGCTTCCAGCAGACGTACGCGACCATCGCGGGGGCCGTGAACAGCGGCAACGCGCAGGCCCTCGCCGGCGTCGCCGCGAACCCGCAACTGCCAGCGGAACTGCGTACCCGCCTGAGCCAGATTCCGCCGCAGGCGCTGCGGAGTCCGCAGGCGCGCGCGCAGATCCTGAGCGGCATCCAGCAGGGCCTGAACGCCGCGCAGGGCCAGGCGACGCAGGCTGCGACGGACGCCGCCCTCAAGAGCGCGCTGCAGGGCGTCGACACCGGCGAGAAGGTCACGCTTGCCGTGGCGCGCGCCAGCAAGGTGGCGTTCGCGGACACCATCGCCAGCATCTACCGCGCGGCGATTCTGGTGGCGGTCCTCGCGCTGCTCGCGACGCTGATGATGCCGAACCTGCGCCTCGAAACGCGCAGCCCGGGTGAGCGCCGCGCGCCCGCCCACGTGGAAATCTGA
- a CDS encoding DUF2167 domain-containing protein produces the protein MKKALLILSPLLGTATAAATPSAPLQYQTGTINILAGKATIQADPTLRYLDATSARHVIVDLWGNPPSAAEDVVGMLIPGTAGPDTQAGWGVVLTESLDGHVSDNDASRINYTNLLHDMQSGEADDNAEREKAGYEAVRLLGWAEQPTYDAAQHKMIWAREIAFGDAKADEHTLNYAVRVLGRDSILELNAVAGMNQLPLVKTGMQNVLQKVSFTPGHRYEDYNASTDKLAAYGLAGLVAGGVAAKKFGLLALLLVLLKKGWVLLLAVPAALSRLFGRSKTA, from the coding sequence ATGAAAAAAGCATTACTGATCTTAAGCCCCCTCCTCGGCACCGCCACGGCCGCCGCCACCCCCAGCGCGCCCCTGCAGTACCAGACCGGCACCATCAACATCCTCGCCGGCAAAGCCACCATCCAGGCCGACCCCACCCTCCGCTACCTCGACGCCACCAGCGCCCGCCACGTCATCGTGGACCTCTGGGGCAACCCGCCCAGCGCCGCCGAGGACGTCGTCGGCATGCTCATCCCCGGCACCGCCGGGCCCGACACTCAGGCCGGCTGGGGCGTCGTCCTCACGGAAAGCCTCGACGGGCACGTCAGCGACAACGACGCCAGCCGCATCAACTACACCAACCTCCTGCACGACATGCAATCCGGCGAAGCCGACGACAACGCCGAACGCGAGAAAGCCGGGTACGAGGCCGTGCGCCTGCTCGGCTGGGCCGAACAGCCCACCTACGACGCCGCGCAGCACAAGATGATCTGGGCGCGCGAAATCGCGTTCGGCGACGCCAAAGCCGACGAGCACACCCTGAACTACGCCGTGCGTGTCCTGGGCCGCGACAGCATCCTCGAACTGAACGCTGTCGCCGGCATGAACCAGCTGCCGCTCGTGAAGACCGGCATGCAGAACGTCCTGCAGAAGGTCAGCTTCACGCCCGGCCACCGCTACGAGGACTACAACGCCAGCACCGACAAGCTCGCCGCGTACGGCCTCGCCGGCCTCGTCGCGGGCGGCGTCGCCGCGAAGAAGTTCGGCCTGCTCGCCCTGCTGCTCGTCCTCCTCAAGAAAGGCTGGGTGCTTCTGCTGGCCGTGCCCGCGGCCCTCTCGCGCCTGTTCGGCCGCAGCAAGACCGCCTGA
- a CDS encoding MarR family winged helix-turn-helix transcriptional regulator — protein sequence MEVPDTPEPHTPDPAQQLGQAMRRLHRIISTNVLSTMQDELHDSDVGFTQMTAMHHLRAHAPLSVTQLAERTRLSVPATSHLVEKMVQRGHAERRENPENRREKLVALTRTGEHLVTRMDDAFIGTYTRVFGAAHPDTLQRATDAITALIHEVVPDAPLCAPQENA from the coding sequence ATGGAGGTGCCCGACACGCCCGAACCCCACACGCCCGATCCGGCCCAGCAGCTCGGCCAGGCCATGCGCCGCCTGCACCGCATCATCTCCACCAACGTCCTCAGCACCATGCAGGACGAACTGCACGACAGCGACGTCGGCTTCACGCAGATGACCGCCATGCACCACCTGCGCGCCCACGCCCCCCTGAGCGTCACGCAGCTCGCCGAACGCACCCGCCTGAGCGTGCCCGCCACCAGCCACCTCGTCGAAAAGATGGTGCAGCGCGGCCACGCCGAACGCCGCGAGAACCCCGAGAACCGCCGCGAGAAACTCGTGGCCCTCACCCGCACCGGCGAGCACCTCGTCACGCGCATGGACGACGCCTTCATCGGCACCTACACCCGCGTGTTCGGCGCCGCGCACCCCGACACGCTGCAGCGCGCCACGGACGCCATCACGGCCCTCATTCACGAGGTCGTCCCCGACGCCCCCCTCTGCGCCCCCCAGGAGAACGCATGA
- a CDS encoding class I SAM-dependent methyltransferase: protein MTEWDAGTYRARHAFVFEASADLVDGWLAPRAGEAVLDVGCGTGELTARIARSGAQTLGVDASAAMVDGARARFPDVPFEVQDVHVLSVPAPFDAAFSNAALHWMRPLDVAFARIRAALRPGARFALEMGGAGNVQVTLDAVAHATRTLGLPDLASPWVFPSTAELCALLEGAGFRVERTLLFERPSRLDGEDGFRVWLESFGQAWLAPLAADAHAAVLREAEAFARPRLWDGSAWVSDYVRLRALAVVPE from the coding sequence ATGACGGAATGGGATGCAGGGACGTACCGTGCGCGGCATGCGTTCGTGTTCGAGGCGAGCGCGGATCTGGTGGACGGGTGGCTGGCGCCGCGCGCGGGCGAGGCGGTGCTGGACGTGGGGTGCGGGACGGGGGAGCTGACGGCGCGCATCGCGCGGAGCGGCGCGCAGACGCTGGGCGTGGACGCGTCTGCGGCGATGGTCGACGGGGCGCGCGCGCGATTCCCGGACGTGCCGTTTGAGGTGCAGGACGTGCACGTGCTGAGCGTGCCGGCGCCGTTCGACGCGGCGTTCAGCAACGCGGCCCTGCACTGGATGCGGCCGCTGGACGTGGCGTTCGCGCGTATCCGCGCGGCGCTGCGGCCGGGCGCGCGGTTCGCGCTGGAGATGGGCGGCGCCGGGAACGTGCAGGTGACGCTGGACGCGGTGGCGCACGCGACCCGCACGCTGGGGCTGCCGGACCTGGCGTCGCCGTGGGTGTTCCCGTCCACGGCGGAGTTGTGCGCGCTGCTGGAGGGCGCGGGCTTCCGGGTAGAGCGCACGCTGCTGTTCGAGCGGCCCTCGCGGCTGGACGGTGAGGACGGCTTCCGGGTGTGGCTGGAGAGTTTCGGTCAGGCGTGGCTGGCGCCCCTCGCTGCGGACGCGCACGCGGCGGTGCTGCGGGAGGCGGAGGCGTTCGCTCGGCCGCGCCTGTGGGACGGGTCGGCGTGGGTGAGTGATTACGTGCGGTTGCGGGCCCTCGCGGTCGTGCCCGAATGA
- the ilvD gene encoding dihydroxy-acid dehydratase, translating into MTIKDKPQLKQRSSTIKEGFERAPHRSLLRATGVIERESDFGKPFIAICNSYIDIIPGHVHLQEFGRIVKEAVRAAGGVPFEFNTIGVDDGIAMGHTGMKYSLPSRELIADAVETVVEAHQFDAMICIPNCDKIVPGMLMGAMRCDIPTIFISGGPMMRGLSKTGERLDLTKMFEAVGAYQAGKLDMETLTDMEQNACPTCGSCSGMFTANSMNCLCEALGMALPGNGTIPATDPRRHELARAAAKQVMVLLERGITPRQIVTAEAIDNAFALDMAMGGSTNTVLHTLAIAHEIGVEYPLSRLNEVSDRVPNLCKLAPMSNFHMQDLDEVGGVSVIIKALFEHEGIMHRGCMTATGQVLEDNVADAPDADGQVVRTWDNAYSRTGGLRLLFGNLAPEGGVIKYAGVVPSMRQFEGEAIVFDSMEAANEGILGGQVRAGHVVVIRYEGPQGGPGMQEMLSPTANIAGMGLGESVLLLTDGRFSGATRGGSIGHISPEASAGGPIAFVRNGDRIRVDMDAGQLELLVSAEELDARREGWVPVVKPIPGKWLKRYARLVTSGSRGAVLV; encoded by the coding sequence ATGACCATCAAGGACAAACCGCAACTCAAGCAGCGGTCCAGCACCATCAAGGAAGGGTTCGAGCGCGCGCCGCACCGCAGCCTCCTGCGCGCCACGGGCGTCATCGAGCGCGAAAGTGACTTCGGGAAGCCCTTCATCGCGATCTGCAACAGCTACATCGACATCATCCCCGGGCACGTGCACCTGCAGGAGTTCGGGCGGATCGTGAAGGAAGCGGTGCGCGCGGCGGGCGGCGTGCCGTTCGAGTTCAACACCATCGGCGTGGACGACGGCATCGCCATGGGGCACACCGGCATGAAGTACAGCCTGCCCAGCCGCGAACTGATCGCGGACGCGGTCGAGACGGTCGTGGAAGCGCACCAGTTCGACGCGATGATCTGCATCCCGAACTGCGACAAGATCGTGCCGGGCATGCTGATGGGCGCCATGCGCTGCGACATCCCGACCATCTTCATCTCGGGCGGGCCGATGATGCGCGGCCTCAGCAAGACCGGCGAGCGCCTGGACCTCACGAAGATGTTCGAGGCGGTCGGCGCGTACCAGGCCGGGAAGCTCGACATGGAGACCCTCACGGACATGGAGCAGAACGCCTGCCCGACGTGCGGGAGCTGCTCGGGCATGTTCACGGCGAACAGCATGAACTGCCTGTGCGAGGCGCTCGGCATGGCCCTGCCCGGCAACGGCACCATCCCGGCCACCGACCCGCGCCGCCACGAGCTCGCGCGCGCGGCGGCGAAACAGGTGATGGTGCTGCTCGAGCGGGGCATCACGCCGCGTCAGATCGTCACGGCCGAGGCGATCGACAACGCGTTCGCGCTCGACATGGCGATGGGCGGCAGCACCAACACCGTGCTGCACACCCTCGCGATCGCGCACGAGATCGGCGTGGAGTACCCGCTGTCGCGCCTGAACGAGGTGTCCGACCGCGTGCCGAACCTCTGCAAGCTCGCGCCCATGAGCAACTTCCACATGCAGGACCTCGATGAGGTCGGCGGCGTGAGCGTGATCATCAAGGCGCTGTTCGAGCACGAGGGCATCATGCACCGCGGCTGCATGACCGCCACCGGCCAGGTGCTGGAGGACAACGTCGCGGACGCGCCCGACGCGGACGGTCAGGTCGTCCGCACGTGGGACAACGCGTACAGCCGCACGGGCGGCCTGCGGCTGCTGTTCGGGAACCTCGCACCGGAAGGGGGCGTCATCAAGTACGCCGGGGTGGTGCCGAGCATGCGGCAGTTCGAGGGCGAAGCGATCGTGTTCGACAGCATGGAAGCCGCGAACGAGGGCATCCTGGGCGGCCAGGTGCGCGCCGGGCACGTCGTGGTGATCCGGTACGAGGGGCCGCAGGGCGGGCCGGGCATGCAGGAGATGCTCTCCCCCACCGCGAACATCGCCGGGATGGGCCTGGGCGAGTCGGTGCTGCTGCTCACGGACGGGCGCTTCAGCGGCGCGACGCGCGGCGGCAGCATCGGGCACATCAGCCCGGAAGCGAGCGCGGGCGGCCCCATCGCGTTCGTGCGCAACGGGGACCGCATCCGCGTGGACATGGACGCCGGTCAGCTCGAACTGCTCGTGAGCGCCGAGGAGCTCGACGCGCGCCGTGAAGGCTGGGTGCCGGTCGTGAAGCCGATTCCCGGGAAGTGGCTGAAGCGGTACGCGCGCCTCGTGACGAGCGGCAGCCGCGGAGCCGTGCTGGTGTGA